ATAACTTCTAAGCACCTGGCTACATTTCAGGGGATCCTTGACAAAGTTCTTGTAACAAGCCTCACAAGCATCTTTCTCTGCCAAACAGGGTAAAGGTTTCTGGTAAGGAAGCTGAAATTCCTGATCATGGAGATGTTTTGCTCTTTCTGTTACTTCCTGCACCATGTTCTCTTCCTGCTTGTGTAACTTTTCCAAAACCCTCTCACTGTCTTGAAGAACAGATCTGATAGCATCTAATTCCCCATACTGTGCAGATAGATTTACTGGCATGAATAACAGAGGCTGAAGAGGCCATTCAGGAGCCACATTCCCCTGGTGTGTTTTAGAGTCATCCAATATTTGCTTCTGATTTACCTTAATTTGGGACAGCTGAGGTTCATGTAATGTCTTAGTTTTAGtgttctttgttttcttcttcaacttctgaCCATCCTCAGCAAGTCGATTGACAAGGTTTGCACTAATATGAATTGCAAAATCACCCATTATATAGCAATGCCTAGGCCAAAGAACTGAAGAGATACATATAAGTTctcaaaaccaaaaacaaaatattcaaaatttcttcacATTCTTGATGTCAGCAATCTGTATGCAACAATTATTAACATCTCCACTTATGAAATACGGAGGACATGTAAAGGCTTGACAATGAGTATCTTTTTCGCCAAATGATATAATTAGAAAACCATCTCTTTATGTGGTGTAGCCCTCCTTCACAGGTATATGCATCAAGTTAATAGTCATTCCTAGTACTCCAGGTGTGTCTATAACCACACACCAAATGCACATGGATCAATGGCAGtcataaagagaaagagagaataagATACTCTCTCATATGAtgccctttttgtttttttcttgggTAACAAATGTCATGCTACCCAGAGGATTGAATAAATATAGAACTCACGAACTAAGATGACTTAAAAGGAGAACCGCAAATGAGGAATGGGTGGTTAGAAAGTGCTTCTTCATCCTAAAAATGCATTGAAtgataagaatttaaaaatatattgacataatagaaattaaaatacaaaaacattCAAGACTAGCTAAtagataaacaaattaaaaaaattcaaaacaggGATTTAAAATTCATATGCTAAAACAGCAGAAGCAGCCAAATGTTGACATTCTGCTCGGCTTTTTCCAGCATCATTTCAAGCTTAAGTAATTGCGAAAACATGAAATTCTATTCTTCTTATTTGGAAGAACCCCACACCAGAAGTCTATGCAAACCTCCAAAGAACCACACCTCCAAAGCTTGTTGT
Above is a genomic segment from Mangifera indica cultivar Alphonso chromosome 3, CATAS_Mindica_2.1, whole genome shotgun sequence containing:
- the LOC123210250 gene encoding uncharacterized protein LOC123210250, with translation MGDFAIHISANLVNRLAEDGQKLKKKTKNTKTKTLHEPQLSQIKVNQKQILDDSKTHQGNVAPEWPLQPLLFMPVNLSAQYGELDAIRSVLQDSERVLEKLHKQEENMVQEVTERAKHLHDQEFQLPYQKPLPCLAEKDACEACYKNFVKDPLKCSQVLRSYADCSRKARQLVNAADK